Below is a genomic region from Pectobacterium polaris.
GGAGCAACGGTGTTGCCTTCCGTGGTCTGGTTTCCGGCTCAGCGCGAGCCGGATGCTTCAGTCTGGCTGCGCGCCAAACCGCGTCTGACGTTGCCGGATGTCCCACAGGCAAAACGGGTGATTGATGCGCTGAACGGCACGTGCTGTGCGGTTGAGCTGTCTGCGGATTTTCTATCCGTCGCATGGCGAAAACTGCTGCAAAATGCGGTCGCAGGCCTGATGGTGCTAGCGAATCGCCGCGCCGGAATGTTTTCGCGTGAGGATATCAAAGCGCTGGCTCTGGCGTATCTGCGCGAGTGTCTTACTGTCGCCCGTGCCGAGGGGGCCGTGCTGGACGATGGGGTTGCGCAGGAAATCGTGGATAATTTTCAGCGTGCGCCTGCCGATTTAGGCACATCTATTCTCGCTGACCGTCAGGCCAATCGCCCGATGGAGTGGGATATCCGTAACGGCGTGATACAGCGCTACGGCCACGCTCACGGCATTCCCGTTCCTATCAGTGATGTGCTGGTTCCCCTGCTGGCGGCCGGCAGTGAAGGACCGGGTTAACGCGAACCGGAATGCTTTTCACATGAATTTATTGAATTAAGTGATAAAAACAAAAAATCCCGCTTAAGTTGCCTTAAGCGGGATTTTCTAAATTTGGCTCCTGGTTGGGAGCGTCTTTGCTGGTAACCGGCTGATAAATAAGCTAAACTTGAATTCGCTTTCTGTCAAGACCACCAGAATGACCACCAATAGTTGTGGTTTACATGAATCTGGGTTGAGCTTTCCGCGGCATGGGCGATCGTTACTATTGTACTCACTGAAAATGAAGCGTAGCTAGAGGGAACGTCGAAGATGTCTATCCTATGTGAAACTGTGTCCAAAGAGGTTTAACTCTCGGCTCAGTGCCATATATAGTCATTCGAACCCGGAGAGTTACACTTTAAGTGATTCAGGGTATCGAACGGTTCAACCGTATGTACAGGACAGAAATACTGGATTTTTATCTGTTCAGAACGCCGAGTGAAGCACGGGAAATTACAGAGCGCTGACTGGCTGAATGCAATAGTAACCGCCTGCCAAAGCGTATCCAGACAGATAACGGGAGTGAGTTTGTCTCGAAAAACTTGGATAAATGGGCCTATGAAAATAACGTGACAATGGATTTCTCCTGGCCTGGAAAACCGACAGATAATGCATTTATTGAATCATTTAACGGTAGCCTGCGGGATGAGTGTCTTAACATTCACTGGTTTCTTTCGTTGGAGGACGGGCAAGAAAAACTCGACCAGTGGAGAATGGAATATAATCATGAAAGGACTCATTCCTCGCTAAATAACATGACTCCGACAGAATTCATCCGGAGTCTCGGGAAGAAAGATGAAGATCTCTAGTTCAGCACTGCATTGATTTTGGGCCAAGGTCAAAACCCCAGAAATCGCAGAAGGTGCGTGAAACTAAAACGGGTGTACTTACAACAGAACCTCTCTTGGGCGATGATTCATTTGCCTAGCATTTTTCTTCTAAATGGACCAAAAAAACTGTTTTACTTGGTTACGCGCAAAGGGAAGCCTTTGTGAAACTGAAATTTGTGTTTTGACAATTGAAGTATGCTGGAATTGCTTGTAAGTTACTTTAGATAAAGAGGAAAAAGGGGCTTAATACTTCCAATACACAATAAATATACCCATTTTTTCTTAATCGTTAGATTTACCCCTAGAGAAATTCCCTAGCGACACGGAGTAAACATGAAGAAAAGTTGCGTAGTTTTTGTACACGGGTTCACAGGAGGCGAAGGGACTTGGAAGAATAACAACGGAGTTAGTTTTTCGGACTTTCTAAGTGCTGATTATGAAATCGATCAAGCTTATGATTTTTATGAATTTGATTACTATACGAAGATTGCCAGTTTGTTTGATTCTGCTACGGTGGTTAGGCTGCTCGGTTTAGTCGGTTTCGGCTCAGGGAAAGTCAAGAAGAACCAACCCATTAGACGAATTAGTGAACTGCTAAGTACCTATGTCAGGACCAATCTAAATAGCTATGACAGTGTCATATTTATTGCTCACAGCTTGGGAGGACTGATCGTTAAAGACTATATTTTAAACCATGAAAAAGGAGATACACCTGAGCCAATTGGTTATCTATCTCTCGCAGTACCTCACAAAGGATCTATTGCTGGATATTTGCTGGGTTCATTCAATCTTAATGCCAAAGAGCTTCAGCCATTAAATGCGTATAGCGATGCACTAAACAATGCTTGGATAGATACAAAAGAGAGCCTCCCCAAAGCGCAGTACTATATTGCACTGCATG
It encodes:
- a CDS encoding oxidoreductase translates to MSDYPAIALIGPGAIGTTIAAALHEVGRTPLLCGRSAHSKLLLRHDGGEIVVPGPVLSDPTAIDHPFNLVFVAVKTTQNVDSAGWLSALCDENTVVCALQNGVEQKAQLEPWVNGATVLPSVVWFPAQREPDASVWLRAKPRLTLPDVPQAKRVIDALNGTCCAVELSADFLSVAWRKLLQNAVAGLMVLANRRAGMFSREDIKALALAYLRECLTVARAEGAVLDDGVAQEIVDNFQRAPADLGTSILADRQANRPMEWDIRNGVIQRYGHAHGIPVPISDVLVPLLAAGSEGPG